Proteins encoded by one window of Thermodesulfobacteriota bacterium:
- a CDS encoding response regulator, whose translation MGEKVHILCVDDEKSILQALARVFLCLPEYQLLTATSGEEGLNLLENQSPIHVVISDYRMPGMNGVDFLKAVREKWPHTVRMVLSGYADAEAVVSAINEGQIYKFIPKPWNVDELKTTLAKAVEWYNLQQQNLRLSEELRRKNRELQEVNENLHRLVQEKTAELLAQNHALQAYQNILDSLPIAVIGLDLNGRVTQCNKKGAERFGKNGKFSSGIHRNHVFPTEVNEMIEKILTDGAFSGCLLEEGFLVRVKGELIKVRSEQEGIVMVFDWEPLKG comes from the coding sequence GTGGGAGAAAAGGTCCATATCCTGTGCGTAGACGACGAAAAAAGTATCCTCCAGGCTCTCGCTCGCGTCTTCCTGTGCCTCCCAGAGTATCAACTGCTGACCGCCACCTCTGGCGAAGAGGGGCTAAACCTCCTCGAAAATCAATCCCCCATCCACGTGGTGATCTCGGATTATCGCATGCCGGGGATGAACGGGGTCGATTTCCTTAAGGCCGTTCGGGAAAAATGGCCGCATACGGTTAGGATGGTGCTTTCAGGATATGCGGATGCAGAGGCGGTCGTCTCGGCCATCAACGAGGGACAGATCTACAAATTCATCCCCAAACCGTGGAACGTGGACGAGCTAAAAACCACCTTGGCGAAGGCGGTGGAATGGTATAACCTCCAACAACAGAACCTCCGACTCTCAGAGGAATTGAGACGGAAAAATCGGGAACTTCAGGAAGTGAACGAAAACCTCCATCGTCTCGTCCAGGAAAAAACCGCCGAACTCCTCGCTCAAAACCACGCGCTCCAGGCCTATCAAAACATCTTGGATTCCCTTCCGATCGCCGTGATCGGCCTCGACTTAAATGGGAGGGTCACCCAGTGTAATAAAAAAGGGGCAGAACGGTTCGGAAAAAATGGAAAATTTTCCTCCGGGATCCATAGAAACCATGTGTTTCCGACAGAAGTCAACGAAATGATCGAAAAGATCCTAACGGATGGAGCGTTCTCCGGTTGTTTGTTAGAGGAAGGTTTCCTGGTGAGGGTCAAGGGGGAACTGATCAAGGTTCGGTCGGAGCAGGAGGGGATCGTCATGGTTTTCGATTGGGAGCCCCTCAAAGGTTAA